The DNA window TTGTCGGTCGTGCCGCATCTTCGAGCCATCGTGTGAGGAAGGCGGCAACTGTCTGTTTGGTTGGCTCAGAGAGTGTGCCGTCAAGCTTCGCCGTTTGAAGTCGCGATAGCTTGTCTTGCACTTCCTTTTTTGTCCAACCGTAAATTGCGCGGCGCCGGCGTTTGCCGGTTGCGTCGTAGCCGGTACTAATCATTGCGATCCACCGGCCATCGGCGGAACGTTGGTAAATCGAGCCTTCACCGTTGCCCCGGCGTTTGGTTCGTTTTCGAGATTTGATTTCGTCCGTTTCTATCTTTTGTCCCATTCTGTGAAATGTATTTGATCCAATTTCGACCAAGTTACTTTGTGAGCTCCCAAACCGTACTTTGCCGCCTCTGTGGTTGTATCGCCCAACCACCGGTCATTTGAGCCGCTGCCCATTCGAGTAATGCCAGCCGCGGGATGCGTCGAGCTCGGCCGACTTTGCAGTAAGGCAGTTCCCCGCGCTCCATCGCTTCGTACAGTGTTGACTTGCCGAGGGCCAATAGCTTCCCGGCTTGTTCGATCGTCATCAGGCCGCCTGCTAATGGATGACTTTCGAGCGTCGCATCTGGCTTGCTTTGAATGGTGTTCATGATTTGGTTGTGAGGGCATAAGGGCAGTGCGTTACTCATTACCATTTCGAAAATCTCTCGTTGCTGTTCCTATAGTGTCAGGAACATGGCAGAGGGGAGTTAGCATAAAACTCAATGTGGAAAAAAGGGCCGCCTCCATGCGGCCGGATGAATGCCATCTGGAGTTCGTTAAATCGAAGAGCTCAAGTTCTCAGTGCCGCATCGCCTCGCGAAGAGCGCCACTCGCTCAAGCTCAAGTCCATCCCAATTAACAGTTAATGGCGGTCGCCAATCAGCTTCGGGGCCGAAATCAACCTCGGCCGGCTTCAGGAGGCTAAACCCTCGGCGTCGAATTTCCGCCAGCTCTTCACCGGTCGCCTGCGCGACCGCTCGATTAAGTTCACGTTGAGTCATGGAAATCTCCAGGAATAGGGAAGATGCAAACAAAAAGCAGACGCTATGCGTACAATGAGCGCAATTGAGCCGCACTCGAGAAAAAACAAACGGGAGCAGGCGGCAGAACGCCGGCCTGCTGTGGGCCGAGATTTAGAACTTTTCCGAACGATAACAGCTGTTCGCGAAATCGAACCAGCACGCGCCTTCGCTACCGACTAAGTCCTCCTGCCGCTCGATGCGAAAGACTTGACGAGGCGGCACCGAGCTCAGATCGACCAGCGCAGCTCGAATCTGTTGCCGGTGGTGCAGGACAAAGCAGAGCGGATAGAACCAGCTGTCGCGATGTAGATACCGGACGCCGGCTAAGGCCAGGTCCGTCGGCGTCTCCGATTCTCGGCAGAAGCGCTCGAACTCCGGCCCGCTTCCCCTCGGGTGCTGCGTATTCAAGCTCACCCAGCAGCGCGGCAATCTCGGCATTGCGCGGCGGGGATAATTGGGAAATCGGCTGTGACGTTCCAGATAGCGGTCGATTTCCAACGCGGCGCCGAGCAGGTTCGGATCCTTCGCCCCAATCCGCCGGCCGTAGGATTTCCGGCCCGGCGTTAAGCTAAGATTTTTTTCAAATTGAATCCGGTTTGCTCCACCGAAGATCACGCCGTCGGCAATGAGTCCTGCCGAGTAGCGCGCGAACCGATGAATTACGGGACCGCCAGGGTTTTGTCGATCGTGCAGCACGTCGATCCTCAATCGGCTGAGTTCGACAAATCCGTCCACGGCATAGCCGCGATAGTGAACGATCAACGCCGCAAAGGGCCGCGGCCCACGACGGAGCCGCATTCCGCGTTCGCGACCTATCTGCTCTTGCCAAGCAAAGAACAAATCGACTTCGGGTTCTTTCAGAACAACGGTTGCCATCAAGAATCTCCTCTGAAATAAAGGTACCGACGAAACGAAAATGAAACGGAACCGACGAGCCCTCAGAATTCCTTGCGGACTCGCG is part of the Pirellulales bacterium genome and encodes:
- a CDS encoding helix-turn-helix domain-containing protein; protein product: MNTIQSKPDATLESHPLAGGLMTIEQAGKLLALGKSTLYEAMERGELPYCKVGRARRIPRLALLEWAAAQMTGGWAIQPQRRQSTVWELTK